The genomic region GGCCGATTACCTGAAGTTCGCCGAAGGTATTGCGTTCAAGCCGAGCACCTTGGCCTTTGTACCGATGTCGGCGCTCAAGGGCGACAACGTGGTGAACAAGAGCGAGCGTTCGCCCTGGTACACCGGCCAGTCGCTGATGGAGATCCTCGAGACCGTCGAGATCGCCAATGACCGCAACTACACCGACCTGCGTTTCCCGGTGCAGTACGTCAACCGCCCGAACCTGAATTTCCGTGGTTTCGCCGGCACCCTGGCCAGCGGCATCGTGCACAAGGGCGACGAAGTGGTGGTGCTGCCGTCGGGCAAGAGCAGCCGGGTCAAATCCATCGTTACCTTCGAAGGTGAGCTGGAAAACGCCGGCCCAGGCCAGGCCGTGACCTTGACCATGGAAGACGAGATCGACATCTCCCGTGGCGATCTGCTGGTGCATGCCGATAACGTGCCGCAAGTGACCGACGCTTTCGACGCCATGCTGGTGTGGATGGCCGAAGAGCCGATGCTGCCGGGCAAGAAATACGATATCAAGCGCGCCACCAGCTACGTGCCGGGCTCCATCACCAGCATCGTGCACCGCGTGGATGTGAACACCCTGGCCGAAGGCCCGGCGAGTTCGCTGCAGCTCAACGAAATCGGCCGGGTCAAGGTCAGCCTCGACGCCGCCATCGCGTTGGATGGCTATGACAGCAATCGCACCACCGGCGCCTTTATCGTCATCGACCGTTTGACCAACGGCACCGTGGCTGCGGGTATGATCATCGCGCCGCCGGTCAATCATGGCGGTTCTGCGCAGCACGGCAGTCTCGCGCATGTCGCCACCGAAGAGCGCGCCCTGCGTTTCGGCCAGCAGCCGGCCACGGTGTTGTTCAGCGGGCTGTCCGGCGCTGGCAAAAGCACCTTGGCCTACGCGGTTGAGCGCAAGCTGTTCGATATGGGGCGTGCGGTGTTTGTACTGGACGGCCAGAACCTGCGTCACGACCTGAACAAGGGCTTGCCTCAGGACCGTGCCGGGCGTACCGAGAACTGGCGCCGTGCAGCTCACGTAGCACGCCAGTTCAACGAGG from Pseudomonas synxantha harbors:
- the cysN gene encoding sulfate adenylyltransferase subunit CysN, with translation MSHVSDLISEDILAYLAQHERKEMLRFLTCGNVDDGKSTLIGRLLHDSKMIYEDHLEAITRDSKKSGTTGDDIDLALLVDGLQAEREQGITIDVAYRYFSTAKRKFIIADTPGHEQYTRNMATGASTCDLAIILIDARYGVQTQTRRHSFIASLLGIKHIVVAVNKMDINGFDQSVFESIKADYLKFAEGIAFKPSTLAFVPMSALKGDNVVNKSERSPWYTGQSLMEILETVEIANDRNYTDLRFPVQYVNRPNLNFRGFAGTLASGIVHKGDEVVVLPSGKSSRVKSIVTFEGELENAGPGQAVTLTMEDEIDISRGDLLVHADNVPQVTDAFDAMLVWMAEEPMLPGKKYDIKRATSYVPGSITSIVHRVDVNTLAEGPASSLQLNEIGRVKVSLDAAIALDGYDSNRTTGAFIVIDRLTNGTVAAGMIIAPPVNHGGSAQHGSLAHVATEERALRFGQQPATVLFSGLSGAGKSTLAYAVERKLFDMGRAVFVLDGQNLRHDLNKGLPQDRAGRTENWRRAAHVARQFNEAGLLTLAAFVAPDAEGREQAKALIGADRLLTVYVQASPLVCAERDPQGLYAAGGDNIPGESFPYDVPLNADLVLDTQALSLEDSVKQVLELLRQRGAI